From Toxorhynchites rutilus septentrionalis strain SRP chromosome 2, ASM2978413v1, whole genome shotgun sequence, a single genomic window includes:
- the LOC129770380 gene encoding alcohol dehydrogenase class-3, producing MSDTAGKVISCKAAVAWEPKKPLAIETVEVAPPKAGEVRIKILATGVCHTDAYTLDGLDSEGVFPVILGHEGAGVVESFGEGVTKFKPGDHVIPLYIPQCFECKFCRSPKTNLCPKIRATQGKGLLPDGTTRFTCKGQQLYHFMGTSTFSEYTVVSEISLCKIDDSAPLEKVCLLGCGISTGYGAAINTANVEQGSSCAVWGLGAVGLATVMGCKAAGATRIIGVDINPEKFKLGEKFGCTEFVNPKDYDVPIQQVLVEKTDGGLDYTFECVGNVQTMRAALESCTRGWGVSVIIGVAESGREISTRPFQLVTGRTWKGTAFGGWKSVESVPKLVTKYLNKELMVDEFITHTMSLDDINKAFSLMHDGKSLRSVINF from the exons atgagcgaTACAGCTGGAAAg GTTATCTCCTGTAAAGCAGCCGTAGCTTGGGAGCCAAAAAAACCTCTTGCAATCGAAACTGTCGAAGTAGCACCACCAAAGGCTGGCGAGGTTCGGATCAAGATTTTGGCCACAGGCGTATGCCATACCGATGCGTACACATTGGACGGCCTTGATTCTGAGGGCGTTTTCCCAGTTATTCTTGGCCACGAAGGAGCGGGTGTAGTGGAAAGTTTTGGCGAAGGCGTGACCAAGTTCAAACCGGGTGATCACGTTATTCCGCTGTACATTCCACAATGCTTTGAGTGTAAATTTTGTAGGAGCCCAAAGACAAATCTTTGTCCGAAGATTCGTGCCACGCAAGGCAAGGGATTGCTCCCGGATGGAACAACGCGGTTCACTTGCAAGGGCCAACAGTTATACCATTTCATGGGTACATCCACTTTCTCTGAGTATACCGTTGTATCGGAGATTTCGTTGTGTAAAATAGATGACTCAGCTCCACTTGAGAAGGTTTGCCTATTAGGCTGCGGTATTTCGACCGGATATGGAGCAGCCATCAATACAGCTAATGTTGAGCAAGGAAGCAGCTGCGCTGTTTGGGGTTTAGGAGCTGTTGGATTAGCCACTGTGATGGGTTGCAAAGCAGCAGGTGCTACAAGGATTATTGGAGTAGATATTAACCCGGAAAAATTTAAACTGGGTGAAAAATTCGGTTGCACTGAATTTGTCAACCCCAAGGATTATGACGTTCCAATCCAGCAGGTTCTTGTTGAGAAAACAGATGGTGGATTGGATTACACATTTGAATGCGTTGGAAATGTACAAACGATGCGAGCGGCACTCGAATCTTGCACTCGTGGCTGGGGAGTATCTGTCATCATAGGTGTAGCTGAGTCGGGACGCGAAATTTCGACTCGTCCATTCCAGCTGGTCACTGGCAGAACATGGAAGGGAACAGCTTTTGGAGGATGGAAAAGCGTTGAAAGTGTACCAAAACTGGTTACTAAGTATCTGAATAAGGAACTGATGGTGGATGAATTCATAACCCATACTATGTCACTTGATGACATTAATAAGGCATTTAGTTTGATGCATGATGGGAAGAGCCTTAGATCGgttattaatttttaa